The genomic DNA ttttcactctctctctgtctctctctcacacacacacacacacacacactcaatcatcATTTCACCATGGGCAACTTTGCTGCCAACGAGGGACTTTCGGTCTTTGTCATTGTAAGTCTGTCAAATTAAATTCTATAATTACTCCACGTTTCTGTTTTGGGGTGTAATGTGCTACTGATCTAACCAGGTGAATTGGGTCTGTTTTAGCTGGTATGGCTGGGAATCAACGCTTACCTGTTTGTCCAGTTCTAcatgaacttcctgactgagagATGGTTCTACACACGGGTCCTTCTTGGGGTAAGTTTGAGAACCAAAGTCCTTAGATTTTCTATTTAAGAAATGGAGGTCAGTTTAAGATTTCATACTCTGCTCTTAGTGTATTAGACATCTTGGCAACCCAGAACCAAATATGAAGTGCTGGCCTCTGGCCAGCTGTTGTCATCTGTCAGCAGGGCCTGCTGTATTACATATTTAACACGTAGACCTTTATCCTTATTTGATTTTATATTTACATGTATATTGTACAGTTAGTAGGTCATTCATATTGAATATGTGTAGTCCATATTATGCCTAACCCCTCTTGTCTGACAGAGATTGAAACAAAAGAGGAATCACAAGTTGATGTGATATCTTTACTTTGTGGTTACAGCTGTGTGTATGACTGACTACGTGTTCCTCACAGGAAGCCCAGGTGGCTAAACTAAAAGTAGCAATGACCAGAAGTGAAACTGAGTCTGCACTTTACTCTGCGCCCCTCTCACTCCTGCTCAGTCCCTGAGGGCCCCTTTCAATTGAAACCAGTAAccagaaataaaaaaaaaacagattcaaACTGTAAAAATGGTGGTGTTCGACAAATTATTCccacttcctctccctctccctctccccctctctatctaacCCTACTATCACTCCCCTCAGGATGCCCTCTCCTGGGCCAGGGCTCCTGCAGCCTGTCTCAACTTTAACTGTATGCTTATTCTGCTGCCAGTCTGCCGGAACCTTCTGTCCTTCCTGCGCGGCTCCATTCAGGTAACACAGACACACCCCGACCCTATTTCATTCAAATGTGTATGGGTAGTCATCTATAAACAAAAGCTGTATCACATTTTTCCAAACTTTTCCTACACGTTCAGTGTTGCAGTCGCACAGCTGCTCGACAACTGGACAGAAACATCACCTTTCACAAGCTGGTAGCTTACATGATAGCATTTCACACAGGTACCCTACTCACTCACTTAGTTTGCATTACATCTGCCTTTGATTGTCTTCATTCATCTTCATTGTTCATCAAACAGATGTCTCTGTACAGATTGTAATCTTTACTTTGCCTTTGTCCTTGCCTAGCGGTCCACATCATCGCCCACCTGTTTAACTTTGAGTGGTTCATGGGAGCCCAGCTGTACAGGAACAGCAGCTCTCTGCCCTTTGTGCTGTCCCAGATTGGCACCGGAGACAATGCCTCCTACCTAAACCCCATCAGGACTGACCAGACCGTGAGTATTCTATTAGCTACAGATTTTCATTGTTCATTATGTCTATGACTACCTAGGACACTGTGTTCATTATGTTTATAACTGCTTAGGACACTGTGTTCATTATGTTTATAACTGCCTAGGACACTGTGTTCATTATGTCTATGACTACCTAGGACACTGTGTTCATTATGTTTATAACTGCCTAGGACACATTGTTCATTATGTCTATGACTGCCGAGGACACATAGTTCATTATGTCTGTCACTGCCTAGGACACTGTGTTCATTATGTTTATAACTGCCTAGGACACTGTGTTCATTATGTTTATAACTGCCTAGGACACTGTGTTCATTATGTTTATGACTGCCTAGGACACATTGTTCATTATGTCTATGACTGCCTAGGACACTGTGTTCATTATGTTTATGACTGCCTAGGACACTGTGTTCATTATGTCTATGACTACCTAGGACACTGTGTTCATTATGTTTATAACTGCCTAGGACACATTGTTCATTATATCTATGACTGCCGAGGACACATAGTTCATTATGTCTGTCACTGCCTAGGACACTGTGTTCATTATGTTTATAACTGCCTAGGACACTGTGTTCATTATGTTTATAACTGCCTAGGACACATTGTTCATTATATCTATGACTGCCGAGGACACATAGTTCATTATGTCTGTCACTGCCTAGGACACATTGTTCATTATGTCTATGACTGCCTAGGACACTGTGTTCATTATGTTTATGACTGCCTAGGACACTGTGTTCATTATGTCTATGACTGCCTAGGACACTGTGTTCCTTATGTCTATGACTACCTAGGACACTGTGTTCCTTATGTCTATGACTGCGTAGGACACTGTGTTCATTATGTTTATAACTGCCTAGGACACTGTGTTCATTATGTTTATAACTGCCTAGGACACTGTGTTCATTATGTTTATGACTACCTAGGACATGTTCTAATGTCTTATGTAGTGCTATAAAGGCTTTAGGAATGCATAAAGCGTTAGAGTATTTTGTATTTAATGTAGCTATGTCAAGAGGTCAGTTCTGACCAAGGACAGAATGTTGACAATTGATAGCAGATTATGACAGAGAGGAATCCCccagcatagaaatagaatgaatagaatgatAATGTATTTCTATGTTCCTCAGCCCATAACACACTATGACTCCTTCATTACTCATTGGCTGCCTCCTCTGAACAGAGAGATATAATATATGACTAAAACGAAAAATGGTCAGCAAATGTCCCACTTCTTGTAATATTAAAGCAAGTTCATTATGCTGAGTCAGAAGGAAGCATTTCTGAACATTACCGACTTCCCTAAATAGGTTGAGCAGATAGTCCCAAACACAGCCTCCACACTCCCTCCGAGGCAACAACATGACTGCATTACTCTGAAATCCCCCTTCTCTGATTGGGTCAGAACCCAACCATAGTGATGTTCACTACCATCGCGGGGTTAACGGGCGTGGTCATCACCTTGGCCCTCATCCTCATCATTACATCATCCATGGAGGTCATCCGCAGGTCATACTTCGAGGTTTTCTGGTACACCCATCACCTATTCATCATCTTCTTCATCGGACTCGTCTTCCACGGCTTCGGGTGAGTCAGTTAAAACTCACAAaaatttgtgcacattcattgtttctcCATAATACCCCGTTTGAGTCAGTTGAACATTTCCTACAGAGACATAGATATTATTAGCCTCATTTTAAGATATTAAAAGGGTTCatacatgcttataacaagtAATAAAAGCATTATACCTGCAGGTAAAGCCCTAGCGTTTTATTTTAAATCTCTCTAAAACGGTTTGCCACAGGCGAATTGTCCGAGGGCAGACCGCTACAAGTCTCCTGGAGAACAAGCCATCGCAGTGTGCAGATCAGTTTGAGTCATGGGGAAAGAACGGGACCTTCTGCCCTAAGCCAGAGTTTGCTGGGAACCCTCCTATGGTGAGCTATGacagctctttttttttttacatgacttAAGTGTGCTGCTTCTTTTTTGTAAAGAACATTTTCTCTGTCGGTTTCCTCTTCAGACATGGAAGTGGGTAGTGGGGCCTATGAtcttgtatgtgtgtgagagactggtCCGATTCTACCGCTCCCAACAGAAGGTGGTCATCACCAAGGTCAGTACTGTCCTTCAAGACAGCTTGTACACTCCCAACAGGCAATTTCTCTAACGGACAATTTCTTTTAGATTTAAATCCAGCGTGATTGAGACAGTTGTCCTTGTTAGAAGGCAGCCCTGGCCAAGAACCAGAATCATGCACTATGCAGTTCACGTCTACTCATCCAACAGTTAGTTGTCTTTTTTGGCCTCCATCTTGTttttctcccatccttctcctctccaggTGGTGATGCACCCGTCCAAGACCCTGGAGCTCCAGATGAAGAGGAAGGGTTTCAGGATGGAGGTCGGCCAGTACGTCTTCATGCAGTGTCCCTGCGTCTCCCAGCTGGAGTGGCATCCCTTCACCCTCACCTCCGCCCCCGAGGAGGATCACTTCAGCGTCCACATCCGTATCGTGGGCGACTGGACCCAGGGCCTGTACGAGGCCTGCGGGGGGGACAAGAACGAGACCCAGGAGGCATGGAAACTGCCTAAGTACGTGCTTGAATGCAGAGCTAACATTTTCTAGGACCTCGTCCCCTTAACTAATCTTCGGTTAAATATCCATTAGGTTGAATGTCAATTAGGTTTTTGTACTGCTATTTCTGCACTTCATGTCCCTAGTTGACATCGTAGTGTAGTTAGTGGGCTGTCATTTGGAACGTGACGATGGGGTTGTAGTGTTTTCTTTTTACTGTGAAATAACGGTGAGGGGAAGTGCCACAAGAGAGGAAACGTGGTTTTCAGCAGTGGTACATTACAATAATCGCAACATTGTGTAATTGTTTAACCAGAAAGTATCCAGTATATTAGATTCTTTCATGTTTTTACCATATAAATGTAATTATAAGACTATTAAACTGTTATATGACTGTAACTCTCTCCCTGGATGCAGAATGGCGATAGATGGCCCGTTTGGTACGGCCAGTGAGGACGTGTTCGGCTATGAGGTGGTCATGCTGGTGGGGGCTGGCATCGGGGTCACCCCCTTCGCCTCCGTCCTCAAGTCAGTGTGGTACAAACATATCCAGGAGAACCAGAACGTCTTCACCAAGAAGGTGAGAGAggggctctgtctgtctggtttatTGTCTTTCTAAATTGCAGTGTAGGGTACTTCCCCATTTCATTCCACCAATGTTTCAACTAAAATGTTCTTCATTGCATTGTGATTTGCTATTCTATTTCATTTCATGAAGTGAGAGACAATCTCACTGCTATGAGTGCAATGTTCATTTATTTTCAACGTTGACATCGTTCTTTTAGGCTGCTCTTTACTTCTTGTTATATGTCCAATTTGTGATTCAAAATTCAAAagggcactcgcacatctgagctctttgttgcaggtgcacggtaacagttgaataagatGAGGAAAAAGgagaaacccgcacactgctcttgatagtatcactgctctttattaaGCTTCACGCTGcggcctcaaggccttcctcagagctttgtTTTGTCCAATATGTGAAACGGACAATCTTTCTTCCATCTCCTCGATGCCAGATCTACTTCTATTGGCTGTGTCCTGAGACCCAGGCGTTTGAGTGGTTTGCTGACCTGCTGCAGTCTCTGGAGGGACAGATGACAGAGAAAGGCATGGTGGACTTCCTCAGCTACAACATCTACCTGACCCGCTGGAAAGAGACCGAGGTCAGCACACCACACTTTTcagcaggggcgcaactttggttttagaagtgggggagacatcttaaaaaaaaaaaaaaagatccagTCGGaaaaaacactccaaacagcctacccgaccgctcggagatgtccgcatggtcctaaagcacacctttGCCACATTTTGTATCACATTTCAATGATAAAACTgtggggacaaaaatgcaatttcagaatgtggtcCTCTCCCCGTCCCCAGAGAAAGTTGTGCCCCTGCTTTTCAGAAGACACACCAATGTACAGAtacacagtactaacacacacATATTTATGTTTTATGTACAAGGATGAAAGCTAAAAAAATCTGCGTTGTCTCAAACTGAATAACTATTGCCCATAGATGAGAGTGGGACAATGCATAATCACAAAATGAATCTCAAAAagtgattattttttttacaaaaggcTGCTCACTTCAGAGTTCACCATGAGGCAGAGAATGACCCTATCACAGGGCTGAAGCAGAAGACTCTGTATGGGAAACCTAACTGGGACAATGAGTTTACTACTATTGGGTCAAAGCATCCAGAGTGAGTGCCTTTCAGCCTCTTCTAATCCAAATTATAGCCAACAGAAATGGCATATTCCAGAGACACACGAGTTAGATGTACTCAAATTGTAAAATGTGTTACATGTATAGTTCACAACTTGTAGACTATTCgtaattaatgtgtgtgtgtccaggaaaAAAGTAGGAGTGTTCCTGTGCGGTCCCACCCAGCTGGCTGACGTCTTGGAGAAGCAGTGCCTGTCTCACTCTGAGGCTGGCGTCAAGTTCATCTTCAACAAGGAAAACTTCTGAGACCCCAACACCCCTCCAAGAGCACCAATGAGGCAATAGCATTATTCCTACTTTATCAAAGTTAGCTTTCAATATTGCCCAGACCCAGAGTATCCTCTGGCTTGTAAGCTGTTTCACATTCCTAAACTGTTGTGTTGTTATCCCCAGCATAAACAATCAATGATTTTTTTATGGATTCTTTGGgtgaatcacattttttttaaaaacttaaaCTTGTGTGAGATAAGGGAACTTATCAGATCATAGCAACAAAAATGGAAGCAAACTTCACTGTTCTAATGATCATGACCTTCTACACCCCTCCTCAGTGACATTTCACAATAGGTTTCTTGCACAAATCTGTGAAGAAATTCCCAAACCTACCCGCATTTACCACAGAGGCCAGAACGTTATTCTTGTTCTGCAATACAACATGCAAACACAGAAACTCTAGTGTCAAAACTCTCTAGTTCCACTTCCTCCTGTTTCTGGTGTTGTATTTACAAGTTTGTATAAGCAAAATAATATGCATAAAGCTTACTTCatttaaaataatattttattttcactgCATCAGGGATAGTCTACCAGGCATTTTGCCTTTGCAGCTTTCTTCAGTGTGTAGGTACAGAAAACGTTTGTCTAAAATGAAAATGAGCAGCAACAAAAAGCTGTTTGGGATGTGATATTCTAGTTATCTCAGCTGCAGCTTCTCCTGCTGGACTCAATAGCAGCTGAGAGTTTCTGTAGGCTGGCCAAGTAAGTGATACATTTCAGCTACCAgtgaacacacagacactgagTCAGTCCTATGTGTGTTCGTGTGGGAGTTCAGCGTCTCTTTTTACTGAGGTCAGTCAAATAAACCTAAAGTGTTGGTGAGGAAAAGTCTTGCAGCGTGTGGCTGATCTACTAGACTGCATAAAGTATTGTGATAACCCTTGGCTAGAGTTGTTAAATACCTATGGATCTGCATGGTGTTGTATTTGTGCTGCTTGATATAAGTTATACACAGACATCATAAAAAGGTTTAATTTGAACGTTTAATGACATTCAGCTATGGGTCCTACAGTCTATTGATGGCACCTTCCACCCCACAAAATTACAGGCATATTACTATTTCTATGGAACTTGTTCTTTTATTCTTCATTTGTTTAAACAATGATTGCAACTTGAAATCGTGTCTGTATACACTATCCTGTGATCGGTTTACATAGCATTTCCTAAAGCAAGTTGATCTGAGATGTAAAATAATGTACATAATAAACACTGCTTTTCCTCACCCTATACCAAGGAAGTGGGacaacaggacaaatataagcacccaccaaaatAATGACTTATTCATTATAAGTAAAGCCAACATTATAGTTGGAACATTGGTATCGTAAGGTAGCAGCTTTGAAGCCAAGCTGTCATAATAGGAAGATTTCAACTGATGCATTTAAAGTCAATGAATAAAGTGTCTTCGGGGTAGACAGCATTTCAGCCCATCCAGAGCATTTCACTAGATGCAGTAAATAGGTCAATGGAACGCAGACCGTGGGGATTGAAGGACGTAGAATcgcacattcaacaaatctgatctaacaaagtaGATATGTCAAATCCATCATGATTGATGTATTGTAACgggcccacaatgtggttactaaAGTTCGATTTGGATATATTTGTCTGCTTTCActgcataacatttagaagttgtcccttttcaggtttagaagaagtgaccgctaaatgctaactcccattcctataagctggtagcatagctagcatacagaagTCAGTGGTGGTCGTCAGTCGGTTTTTCTTctagtattacattgtttttgattattgcattgttgggttttgagtttgcaataaaggcatttcactgtacttgtgcatgtgacattaaaaatgTGACTCTTGATGACATGAACATGTCTTGTCAAATATACAAATAACCACATTTTTCTGGAGGGCAATTAGGAGAGTCGGGATCTTTCCTACACgcatttccattgttttggtcgagTTCCATTGACCCCTTTACCACATCTATAGCCGTATCGCTGCTTGTCCCCATTCAGCATAGAATGTACAGTGAGCTACTGATTACTGAATAACTCCCCTGCAGGATGGGTGAAGCATGGCACCTTCTATAAGCAGTATCAGAGTTGGTCCTGGTCTAGGGGGTTAAGGCCACAGCAAACACACTGACCACACAGTACATGGTGCGGTTCTCCCATTTCACTGTGCAGCTCCCTGAGAGAAAGGAACAGAGTGCATGAGTCAGTTTGATAAGCAGTGTTTCCTAGGCAGCTGGCGAGGGCTGGTTTAGTGAAGTGACATGTGGTTCCACCCCAAAGTGCCGCATGTCATGATGAATGAAAGAAGATTTGAGATAGACAAGATGGCGGCATACACATTGACGATTACTTCATGgagtaaaacttttttttaaatattaattTTCTAAATTAAAACACCACCTGCCACTGGACATTTCATAATATACATGTTTGGCTGAATAAAGAATGAAGTATTGCCAACTTAAGGTTGTTCGAAAATTCTCTGTGCTACCAAACAGTACTTAACCTGTAACTCCCAGTAATAGATACCAAAAATCTTTGGTTAAATATCATTATCTGGTGTAAGAATTTGTAACTAGGAAACCCTTTGAACTGAGCAGTGGTGGATGTTATCTTACCATCAGTAACAGTGTCCCAGTAGCAGGAGTTAGCTGTGTGGAGACCAGCACCACTCTTCTGCATGACAGCACAGCTAActgtagagagaggaacaggcagGGGTCAAATTATGATCATCGTTAACAAAATATCAGTAAGCAATTGTGTTTTTTCACATATTTTTCACCAGTGGCACCATACAATAAGTTTGCATGCTGGATTTACAGTAAAATTAACAAGTCTGTGTTCAATAGGAGATGAAGGCAGCCATACCAATGTACTTGTATGACTTAGTCTGTTTGACCAGCAGGGTGAGGGCTTGCTCCACAATCTTGGCTGTCCACTGGTTCACAGTGTCCTGTCTGTAGCTCTCTTCTCCAATGATACTCTGAATACACTGCAAGACAGACCGtttggaca from Oncorhynchus clarkii lewisi isolate Uvic-CL-2024 chromosome 7, UVic_Ocla_1.0, whole genome shotgun sequence includes the following:
- the LOC139412851 gene encoding cytochrome b-245 heavy chain-like translates to MGNFAANEGLSVFVILVWLGINAYLFVQFYMNFLTERWFYTRVLLGDALSWARAPAACLNFNCMLILLPVCRNLLSFLRGSIQCCSRTAARQLDRNITFHKLVAYMIAFHTAVHIIAHLFNFEWFMGAQLYRNSSSLPFVLSQIGTGDNASYLNPIRTDQTNPTIVMFTTIAGLTGVVITLALILIITSSMEVIRRSYFEVFWYTHHLFIIFFIGLVFHGFGRIVRGQTATSLLENKPSQCADQFESWGKNGTFCPKPEFAGNPPMTWKWVVGPMILYVCERLVRFYRSQQKVVITKVVMHPSKTLELQMKRKGFRMEVGQYVFMQCPCVSQLEWHPFTLTSAPEEDHFSVHIRIVGDWTQGLYEACGGDKNETQEAWKLPKMAIDGPFGTASEDVFGYEVVMLVGAGIGVTPFASVLKSVWYKHIQENQNVFTKKIYFYWLCPETQAFEWFADLLQSLEGQMTEKGMVDFLSYNIYLTRWKETEAAHFRVHHEAENDPITGLKQKTLYGKPNWDNEFTTIGSKHPEKKVGVFLCGPTQLADVLEKQCLSHSEAGVKFIFNKENF
- the LOC139412852 gene encoding dynein light chain Tctex-type 3-like produces the protein MEEFSGEEGSFNSEEASNSVKECIQSIIGEESYRQDTVNQWTAKIVEQALTLLVKQTKSYKYIVSCAVMQKSGAGLHTANSCYWDTVTDGSCTVKWENRTMYCVVSVFAVALTP